One part of the Parabacteroides distasonis ATCC 8503 genome encodes these proteins:
- a CDS encoding triple tyrosine motif-containing protein translates to MLICCVIALLFCITGNAKVPYIPKIINYSVSDYKAGNQNWAVSQGPGGKMYIGNNRGLLVFDGIHWDLVKLPNNLGVRALYISKDGRIYVGSFEEFGYFEMDDENDLIYHSLSSSEMNVYLNNDEFWTINEYKGEIYFQSFRSFFIYDGEKVRKGVSDLSPLYIFTLDDHLYVQFMEGGSFCRMDDGQFTELLSKKVLEDDVVSVLPFDHQLLLVSARSGCFIYDEVRKKLSVWNTPANEILKEGIANRGVMMKDSTFIVGTISNGVVAINKQGETLWHINRENGLINNTVLRVFADNSDNLWVTLDNGIAQIHVNSPIYFYEPLEAQIGMVHDMVIEKGIVYLATNQGLYALSENDSYPTLIPGTQEQTWYISDVGNQLIAGHNTGTLQLEGRKATQIPGPNGGGTALRKTIIHGKEVLLQMSYRPLSVFTRDMVTNRWKFSHNVEGFSNLIKSFEVDPTGNIWASHMYKGIYRLRLNEDLRSVKEMEYIGKLEEGNESGTINVMKLRGRIVFSDGSKFYTYEDLTGKIVPYDLLNEDFPELSDTYRVVSLNNDLYWFIRNSEYVLLGYESGRFQLKQRIPFTLFDNPTIEDRGNIYVASDGTSYFCLNGGIARYDRYRNYVDTTRVPLSLSQVRAYNRHENEFAPLPCKGADAPEAGASVLSYSYNTILFKFSYPDFTGRRFLIYYKLDGFDNEWIEGTSNFQRTYSNLPYGNFVLHAVVKDDRGKELSSLSYPFKIERPFYSSWWALIIYFALFLCILVVLVRMYTMWIVMREKKVNEEQKRLQEEQLRAQEQLIVKLENEKLENDLTYKSKELASATLSVISHNDFLEGLKKEIQAQQLSGSYTKRFFDKLIRMIEENISGEDEWAIFQTNFDRIHEKFFTNLKERYPDLTPGDLRLCALLRLNMPTKDMARMQNLSVRGIEAARYRLRKKLNLPEGQSLVDFMIQFH, encoded by the coding sequence ATGTTGATTTGTTGCGTTATTGCCTTGTTGTTTTGTATAACGGGGAATGCGAAGGTACCCTATATTCCTAAAATCATCAATTATTCCGTAAGCGATTACAAAGCGGGAAACCAGAATTGGGCCGTCTCCCAAGGTCCGGGAGGAAAGATGTATATTGGGAATAACCGGGGGCTTTTGGTTTTTGACGGTATTCACTGGGATCTTGTGAAATTACCGAATAATCTAGGTGTCCGTGCTTTGTATATATCGAAGGACGGACGTATTTATGTCGGCTCTTTCGAGGAGTTCGGGTATTTTGAGATGGATGACGAGAATGATCTGATTTATCATTCACTCAGTTCGTCTGAGATGAACGTCTATCTTAATAATGATGAGTTCTGGACGATTAATGAATATAAGGGTGAGATTTATTTTCAATCATTCCGGAGCTTTTTTATTTATGACGGGGAAAAAGTAAGAAAAGGTGTATCCGACCTGTCTCCATTGTATATTTTCACATTAGACGATCATCTATACGTTCAGTTCATGGAGGGAGGAAGCTTTTGTCGAATGGATGACGGCCAGTTTACAGAGTTACTATCGAAAAAGGTTTTGGAGGATGATGTGGTTTCGGTCTTGCCATTTGATCATCAGCTATTATTGGTCTCGGCTCGTAGTGGATGTTTTATCTATGATGAGGTGCGTAAAAAATTGTCTGTGTGGAATACACCAGCCAATGAGATATTAAAGGAAGGGATCGCAAACAGGGGAGTCATGATGAAAGATTCTACTTTTATTGTGGGTACGATTTCTAATGGGGTTGTAGCGATTAATAAGCAGGGGGAAACTTTGTGGCATATCAACCGGGAGAATGGCTTGATTAATAATACGGTATTGAGAGTATTTGCTGATAATTCGGATAATTTATGGGTTACATTGGATAATGGTATCGCGCAGATACATGTGAATTCTCCGATCTATTTTTATGAACCGCTTGAGGCCCAGATTGGTATGGTGCATGATATGGTGATAGAGAAGGGTATTGTTTATTTAGCTACGAACCAAGGTCTTTATGCGTTATCTGAGAATGATAGTTATCCAACCTTGATTCCCGGTACTCAAGAACAGACATGGTATATCTCCGATGTCGGAAATCAACTGATTGCCGGACATAATACAGGTACCTTACAGCTAGAGGGCCGAAAAGCTACTCAGATACCGGGGCCCAATGGAGGGGGTACCGCATTACGTAAGACAATTATCCATGGAAAGGAAGTTTTACTCCAGATGTCTTACCGTCCACTCAGTGTTTTCACCCGGGATATGGTTACTAATCGTTGGAAATTTAGCCATAATGTAGAAGGATTCTCTAATTTGATCAAATCGTTTGAGGTTGACCCTACCGGCAATATATGGGCTAGCCATATGTATAAAGGTATCTATCGTCTTCGCTTGAATGAGGATTTGAGGAGCGTGAAAGAGATGGAGTATATCGGAAAACTGGAGGAAGGTAATGAGAGTGGTACGATTAATGTAATGAAATTACGCGGACGTATTGTTTTCTCGGATGGGAGTAAGTTTTATACTTATGAGGATTTGACTGGAAAGATCGTTCCTTATGATTTGTTGAATGAGGATTTTCCCGAGTTAAGCGATACCTATCGGGTTGTTTCCTTGAATAATGATTTATATTGGTTTATCCGGAATTCGGAATATGTATTGTTAGGATATGAGTCTGGGCGATTCCAGTTAAAACAGCGTATTCCTTTTACTTTGTTTGATAATCCGACCATAGAGGATAGGGGAAATATTTATGTGGCTTCCGACGGGACGTCTTATTTTTGTCTAAACGGGGGGATCGCTCGTTATGACAGATACCGGAATTATGTGGATACGACTCGAGTTCCATTAAGTTTGTCGCAGGTAAGGGCCTATAATCGGCATGAAAATGAGTTCGCTCCGCTCCCTTGCAAGGGAGCGGACGCACCGGAAGCCGGTGCGTCCGTATTGAGTTATAGCTATAATACGATTCTTTTTAAGTTTTCGTATCCGGATTTTACGGGGCGCCGTTTCCTGATCTATTATAAACTGGACGGGTTTGATAATGAATGGATAGAAGGCACCAGTAATTTTCAACGGACTTATTCTAATTTACCGTATGGTAATTTTGTGTTACATGCGGTTGTGAAAGACGATCGAGGAAAAGAGCTATCTTCTCTGTCTTATCCATTCAAGATCGAACGTCCATTTTATAGCTCTTGGTGGGCGCTGATCATCTATTTTGCTTTGTTTTTATGTATACTGGTCGTATTAGTGAGAATGTATACGATGTGGATTGTCATGCGTGAGAAAAAAGTTAACGAGGAGCAAAAGAGATTGCAAGAAGAGCAATTGAGGGCGCAAGAGCAATTAATTGTCAAGCTAGAGAATGAAAAATTAGAAAATGACCTTACTTATAAGAGTAAGGAATTAGCCAGTGCTACTTTGTCTGTTATCTCTCATAATGATTTCCTTGAAGGTCTAAAAAAGGAAATACAAGCTCAACAATTATCGGGAAGTTATACGAAACGATTCTTCGATAAGCTCATCCGCATGATCGAAGAGAATATATCAGGCGAGGATGAATGGGCCATTTTCCAGACTAATTTCGATCGTATCCACGAAAAGTTCTTTACGAATCTAAAAGAGCGGTATCCCGATTTGACTCCGGGCGATTTACGATTATGCGCTTTATTACGTTTGAATATGCCAACTAAGGATATGGCTCGTATGCAAAATCTTTCCGTACGTGGTATCGAGGCGGCGCGCTATCGATTGCGTAAAAAACTAAATCTACCGGAGGGGCAAAGCTTGGTAGATTTCATGATCCAGTTCCACTAA